One Agrococcus jenensis genomic region harbors:
- a CDS encoding response regulator transcription factor, translating to MHEDVAVVIEDGEDIRELLAQVLTQGGFAVHTASDGATGVELVREHDPIVVTVDVNMPGIDGFETARQIRSISTAYLVMITARGDEIDTLVGLQTGADDYIVKPFRPRELRARIEAMMRRPRSLASSHPSAAHQQAAVPASASEPVSLATAPVSTAAPGMTTPGSTPWLDEDSDAAPLEHRGLRLEPGARVVELEGAEVELTRSEFDILRMLLGSGRRVVSKLQLAGMLRGERGEPDHYLSEHDARAIEVHVANLRRKLGESPSEPRWIETVRGVGYRRTA from the coding sequence ATGCACGAGGACGTCGCGGTCGTCATCGAGGATGGCGAGGACATCCGGGAGCTGCTGGCGCAGGTCCTGACGCAGGGCGGCTTCGCCGTGCACACGGCATCCGACGGCGCGACCGGCGTGGAGCTCGTCCGGGAGCACGACCCCATCGTGGTGACGGTCGACGTCAACATGCCGGGCATCGACGGCTTCGAGACCGCTCGCCAGATCCGCAGCATCAGCACCGCGTACCTCGTGATGATCACGGCGCGCGGTGACGAGATCGACACGCTCGTCGGCCTGCAGACCGGCGCCGACGACTACATCGTCAAGCCGTTCCGGCCGCGCGAGCTCCGCGCGAGGATCGAGGCCATGATGCGCCGGCCGCGCTCGCTCGCCTCCTCGCACCCCTCTGCCGCGCACCAGCAGGCCGCCGTGCCGGCATCCGCGTCCGAGCCCGTCTCGCTCGCCACCGCGCCGGTCAGCACGGCGGCCCCCGGCATGACGACCCCCGGCTCGACGCCGTGGCTCGACGAGGACTCCGACGCCGCCCCGCTCGAGCACCGCGGTCTGCGGCTCGAGCCGGGAGCCCGCGTCGTCGAGCTCGAGGGCGCCGAGGTCGAGCTGACGCGCAGCGAGTTCGACATCCTGCGGATGCTGCTGGGCTCCGGCAGGCGCGTGGTCAGCAAGCTGCAGCTCGCCGGCATGCTCCGCGGCGAGCGCGGCGAGCCCGACCACTACCTGAGCGAGCACGACGCGCGCGCCATCGAGGTGCACGTCGCCAACCTGCGCCGCAAGCTGGGCGAGTCGCCCTCCGAGCCGCGCTGGATCGAGACCGTGCGCGGAGTGGGCTACCGCCGCACGGCCTGA